In Pseudomonas fluorescens, the following are encoded in one genomic region:
- a CDS encoding cytochrome c has translation MDGDHLKMLILLGAMLFGSPLYAAQLNLELGANSRTWQTEQLLKHPQVQTIDISNDVSYKRDMSYRAVPLSALLTGIKPEDHLQAVALDGFAAEMTAAPLLNTQGAQAWLAIEDPAKPWPPLSEGKPGAGPFYLVWSNPQAGNISPEQWPFQVASIKRLAPVAERFPALLPDPALKADDPVNKGFAMFQKNCLACHRLNGAGDAQFGPDLNIPYNPTEYFGADFLKRYIRDPQSLRQWPQAKMPGFSAEVLPDGDLQMLVGYLKHMVGRKVKP, from the coding sequence ATGGACGGCGATCACTTGAAAATGCTCATTCTGCTCGGGGCCATGCTGTTCGGCTCGCCCCTGTATGCCGCACAGCTGAACCTGGAGCTGGGCGCGAACAGTCGCACCTGGCAGACCGAGCAATTGCTCAAGCATCCTCAGGTTCAAACCATCGACATCAGCAACGACGTTTCCTACAAGCGGGACATGAGTTACCGCGCCGTGCCGCTGTCCGCGCTGCTGACCGGCATCAAGCCTGAGGACCACCTGCAAGCCGTGGCCCTGGATGGTTTTGCCGCCGAAATGACCGCGGCGCCGTTGCTCAATACCCAAGGGGCACAGGCGTGGCTGGCGATTGAAGATCCGGCCAAACCCTGGCCACCGCTATCGGAAGGCAAGCCAGGCGCCGGGCCGTTCTATCTGGTCTGGAGCAATCCGCAGGCCGGCAATATCAGCCCCGAACAATGGCCGTTCCAGGTGGCGAGCATCAAACGCCTGGCGCCCGTAGCCGAGCGCTTCCCTGCCCTGCTGCCCGATCCGGCGTTGAAGGCTGATGATCCGGTGAACAAGGGATTTGCGATGTTCCAGAAGAACTGCCTGGCCTGCCATCGACTCAATGGCGCCGGGGACGCGCAATTCGGGCCGGACCTGAATATTCCGTACAACCCGACCGAGTACTTCGGTGCGGACTTCCTCAAGCGTTACATTCGCGATCCACAGAGTTTGCGTCAGTGGCCGCAGGCGAAAATGCCCGGGTTCTCGGCCGAGGTGTTGCCGGATGGGGATCTGCAGATGCTGGTGGGGTATTTGAAGCATATGGTTGGGCGCAAGGTGAAGCCCTAA
- a CDS encoding circularly permuted type 2 ATP-grasp protein, translating to MIRTYFDEMYDAGGQVRPHYREFARWLAETPDELLAQRRREADLLFHRAGITFTLYGDEQGTERLIPFDTIPRSIPASEWRIVERGCIQRVKALNMFLADLYHEQRIIKAGIIPAEQVLANEQYQLAMQGLDLHRDIYSHISGVDLVRDGDGTYYVLEDNLRTPSGVSYMLEDRKMMMRLFPELFAAQRIAPIDHYPNLLLDTLKSSSPIDNPSVVVLTPGRFNSAFFEHAFLAREMGVELVEGADLFVRDDKVYMRTTDGPKAVDVIYRRLDDAFLDPLAFNPESMLGVPGLLSSYRSGNVVLANAIGTGVADDKSVYPFVTDMIRFYLDEEPILKNVPTWQCRNPSELSHVLANLPELVVKETQGSGGYGMLVGPAATAAEIEAFRARIIAKPHAYIAQPTLSLSTCPTFVENGIAPRHIDLRPFVLSGRETRVVPGGLTRVALREGSLVVNSSQGGGTKDTWVVED from the coding sequence ATGATCCGCACCTATTTTGATGAGATGTACGATGCCGGTGGCCAGGTCCGCCCGCATTATCGGGAGTTTGCCCGTTGGCTGGCCGAGACGCCTGACGAGCTTTTGGCACAACGGCGACGCGAGGCCGATCTGCTGTTTCATCGCGCCGGGATTACTTTCACGCTCTACGGTGATGAGCAAGGGACAGAGCGCCTGATTCCCTTCGACACCATCCCCCGTAGTATCCCCGCCAGCGAATGGCGGATAGTCGAGCGCGGCTGCATCCAGCGGGTCAAGGCGTTGAACATGTTCCTCGCCGACCTTTACCACGAGCAGCGCATCATCAAGGCCGGCATCATTCCGGCCGAGCAGGTGCTGGCCAACGAGCAGTACCAGTTGGCAATGCAGGGCCTGGATCTGCACCGCGATATCTATTCGCACATCTCCGGCGTCGACCTGGTGCGCGACGGCGACGGCACCTACTACGTGCTCGAAGATAATCTGCGTACACCGAGCGGTGTCAGCTACATGCTCGAAGACCGCAAGATGATGATGCGCCTGTTCCCCGAGCTGTTCGCGGCGCAACGCATCGCCCCCATCGACCACTACCCGAACCTGTTGCTCGATACCCTGAAAAGCTCCAGCCCCATCGACAACCCGAGCGTGGTGGTGCTGACGCCGGGGCGCTTCAATAGCGCGTTCTTCGAGCATGCGTTTCTTGCGCGGGAAATGGGTGTGGAGCTGGTGGAGGGCGCGGACCTGTTTGTGCGTGACGACAAGGTCTACATGCGCACCACCGACGGGCCGAAAGCGGTGGACGTGATTTATCGTCGCCTCGACGATGCGTTCCTCGATCCGCTGGCCTTCAACCCGGAGTCGATGCTCGGCGTGCCGGGGCTGCTGTCGTCCTACCGTTCCGGCAACGTGGTGCTGGCCAATGCCATCGGCACGGGGGTGGCGGACGACAAGTCGGTGTACCCGTTCGTTACCGACATGATCCGTTTCTACCTCGATGAAGAACCGATCCTGAAGAACGTTCCTACGTGGCAATGTCGTAATCCCTCTGAGCTTTCCCACGTGTTGGCCAATCTTCCAGAACTGGTGGTCAAGGAAACCCAAGGCTCCGGCGGGTACGGAATGCTGGTGGGGCCGGCAGCGACGGCGGCGGAAATCGAAGCCTTCCGCGCGCGGATCATCGCCAAGCCCCATGCGTATATCGCGCAACCGACGTTGTCGCTGTCGACCTGTCCGACCTTTGTCGAAAACGGTATTGCACCACGCCACATCGACTTGCGGCCGTTTGTCCTGTCGGGCCGTGAAACCCGGGTCGTGCCCGGCGGCTTGACCCGCGTCGCCCTGCGCGAAGGCTCCCTGGTGGTCAATTCCTCCCAGGGCGGCGGAACCAAGGACACCTGGGTGGTCGAGGATTAA
- a CDS encoding transglutaminase family protein, protein MRLSISHETTYHYEDKVRASIQYLRLTPHDSERQHVLSWQLDLPRPVRAQLDPFGNILHVLTMDEPHEAIIIGARGQVDIDEWREAEHESQSALPFLRFTRLTEADAALRAFAEKECKQRRDRTALIDLMHGLNQHMTYTPGSTEVDTSAAQAFAGRSGVCQDHTHAFLACTRSLGIPARYVSGYLYSENSEHLASHAWAEAWLDDAWYSFDVTNELARPERHLKLAVGLDYLDACPVRGMRRGGGCEQMHAKVLVSPTPAPVISVQQQ, encoded by the coding sequence ATGAGACTTTCCATTAGCCACGAGACCACCTATCACTACGAAGACAAGGTGCGGGCGAGCATCCAGTATCTGCGCCTGACTCCCCACGACAGCGAGCGCCAGCACGTGCTTAGCTGGCAGCTCGACTTGCCGCGTCCGGTGCGGGCGCAGCTCGATCCGTTCGGCAACATCCTGCATGTGCTGACCATGGACGAGCCCCATGAAGCGATCATTATCGGCGCCCGTGGCCAGGTCGATATCGACGAATGGCGTGAGGCCGAACACGAGAGCCAGTCGGCACTGCCGTTTCTGCGCTTCACCCGTTTGACCGAAGCCGACGCCGCCCTGCGTGCGTTCGCCGAGAAGGAGTGCAAGCAACGCCGCGATCGCACGGCGTTGATCGATCTGATGCATGGCCTCAACCAGCATATGACCTACACGCCGGGTTCCACGGAAGTGGACACCAGCGCGGCCCAGGCCTTTGCCGGACGCTCCGGCGTGTGTCAGGACCACACCCACGCGTTTCTCGCCTGCACCCGCAGCCTGGGCATTCCCGCGCGTTATGTGTCGGGCTATCTGTACAGCGAAAACAGCGAACACCTGGCCAGCCACGCCTGGGCCGAAGCCTGGCTGGATGACGCCTGGTACAGCTTCGACGTGACCAATGAACTGGCCCGGCCGGAACGCCACCTGAAGCTGGCGGTGGGCCTGGATTACCTGGATGCCTGCCCGGTGCGCGGGATGCGCCGGGGTGGCGGGTGTGAGCAGATGCACGCCAAGGTGCTGGTGTCACCGACGCCCGCGCCGGTGATTTCGGTGCAACAGCAGTAA
- a CDS encoding acetyl-CoA C-acetyltransferase: protein MTQALIFDALRTPRGKGKADGALHSVKPVNLVAGLLTALQQRTALDTSQVDDVVLGCVTPIGDQGSDIAKTAAQVADWDVSVAGVQINRFCASGLEAVNLGAMKVRSGFEDLVVVGGVESMSRVPMGSDGGAWALDPATNLHSQFTPQGVGADLIATLEGFSRQDVDAYALHSQQKAARARADGSFNKSLVPVQDQNGIILLDHDEFIRAESTLEGLGKLKPSFEMIGQMGFDATALRVYSHVERINHVHTPGNSSGIVDGAALMLIGSEAKGRALGLQPRARIVATAVTSTDPTIMLTGPAPATRKALAKAGLRVEDIDLFEVNEAFASVVLKFIKDMAVDPDKVNVNGGSIAMGHPLGATGCAILGTLLDELEARRLRYGLATLCVGGGMGIATIIERL, encoded by the coding sequence ATGACCCAAGCATTGATTTTCGACGCGTTACGCACGCCCCGTGGCAAAGGCAAGGCCGATGGCGCCTTGCATAGCGTCAAACCGGTGAACCTTGTTGCCGGTTTGCTTACGGCGCTGCAACAGCGCACAGCGCTGGACACCAGCCAGGTCGATGATGTGGTGCTCGGCTGCGTGACACCGATTGGCGATCAAGGTTCCGACATCGCCAAGACCGCCGCTCAAGTGGCCGATTGGGATGTCAGTGTGGCGGGAGTCCAGATCAATCGGTTCTGCGCTTCGGGGCTGGAGGCCGTGAACCTCGGCGCGATGAAAGTGCGTTCAGGCTTCGAAGACCTGGTGGTGGTCGGTGGTGTCGAGTCGATGTCCCGGGTGCCGATGGGCAGCGATGGCGGGGCCTGGGCGCTGGACCCGGCGACCAACCTGCACAGTCAATTCACGCCACAGGGCGTGGGTGCCGACCTGATCGCCACCCTTGAAGGCTTCAGTCGTCAGGATGTCGATGCCTATGCCCTGCATTCACAGCAAAAGGCTGCGCGGGCGCGGGCCGACGGTTCGTTCAACAAGTCGCTGGTGCCGGTGCAGGACCAGAACGGCATCATCCTGCTCGATCACGATGAATTCATCCGCGCCGAATCGACCCTGGAAGGCCTGGGCAAGCTCAAGCCGAGTTTCGAGATGATCGGGCAGATGGGCTTCGATGCCACCGCGCTGCGGGTCTACAGCCATGTCGAGCGGATCAACCATGTGCACACCCCCGGCAACAGTTCCGGGATAGTCGATGGCGCGGCGCTGATGCTCATCGGCTCCGAAGCCAAGGGCCGGGCACTGGGCTTGCAACCACGGGCGCGGATTGTCGCCACGGCAGTCACCAGCACCGATCCGACCATCATGCTCACCGGCCCCGCGCCGGCGACCCGCAAGGCGCTGGCCAAGGCCGGGCTGCGGGTCGAAGACATCGATCTGTTCGAGGTCAACGAGGCGTTCGCGTCGGTGGTGTTGAAATTCATCAAGGACATGGCCGTCGATCCGGACAAGGTCAATGTCAACGGCGGCTCAATCGCCATGGGCCACCCGCTGGGCGCCACCGGTTGCGCCATTCTCGGCACGCTGCTCGATGAACTGGAGGCCCGACGCCTGCGTTACGGCCTCGCGACCCTGTGTGTCGGTGGCGGCATGGGCATTGCCACCATCATCGAACGCCTCTGA
- a CDS encoding 3-hydroxyacyl-CoA dehydrogenase NAD-binding domain-containing protein, with the protein MNEAIRYEKGQDQIVVLTIDMPGQSANTMNAVYREAMADCVARLVADKDSIAGVIITSAKKTFFAGGDLNELIKVGKPQAKAFYDMVLSLKGQLRTLETLGKPVVAAINGAALGGGWEICLACHHRVALDNPSVQLGLPEVTLGLLPGGGGVVRMVRMLGLEKALPYLLEGKKVRPQQALQAGLIDALASDHEDLLAKARAWVLANPVAVQRWDVKGYQIPGGTPSNPKVAQMLAIAPSILRSKTQGTMPAPEKILCAAVEGAQVDFDTAHLIETRYFTELTTGQVSKNLIGTFWFQLNEINAGGSRPQGFAPYITRKVGVLGAGMMGAGIAFVSASAGIEVVLKDISLAAAEKGKAHSAALLDKKVARGQMSIEQRDIVLSRIQTSESDADLAGCDLIIEAVFEDRALKAKVSLAAQKVVGADAVIASNTSTLPISGLACAVPDQSKFIGLHFFSPVEKMPLVEIIKGANTSDETLARGFDYVLQIKKTPIVVNDSRGFFTSRVFGTFTNEGIAMLGEGVSAAMIETEARKAGMPVGPLAISDEVSLSLMNHIRLQTAKDLQAEGKPLTEHPAFAVIDLLLNEFKRPGKAGGGGFYEYPAGGQKHLWPELKTRFEKADGQISPKDVRDRLLFVQAIETVRCVEEGVLTSTADANVGSIFGIGFAAWTGGALQFINQYGVQDFVARAQYLATQYGERFAPPALLLEKAAKGEAF; encoded by the coding sequence ATGAACGAAGCCATTCGTTACGAAAAAGGCCAGGACCAGATCGTCGTCCTGACCATCGACATGCCCGGCCAGAGCGCCAACACCATGAACGCGGTGTACCGCGAAGCCATGGCTGACTGCGTTGCGCGCCTGGTGGCCGACAAGGACAGCATCGCCGGTGTGATCATCACCTCGGCCAAGAAGACTTTCTTCGCAGGCGGCGACCTCAATGAACTGATCAAGGTCGGCAAACCCCAGGCCAAGGCCTTCTACGACATGGTGCTGAGCCTCAAGGGCCAGTTGCGCACCCTGGAAACCCTCGGTAAGCCAGTGGTCGCGGCGATCAATGGCGCTGCATTGGGCGGCGGCTGGGAAATCTGCCTGGCCTGCCATCATCGCGTGGCGCTGGACAACCCGTCGGTGCAACTCGGCCTGCCGGAAGTCACCCTCGGCCTGCTGCCGGGCGGCGGAGGCGTGGTGCGCATGGTGCGCATGCTCGGCCTAGAAAAAGCCCTGCCTTATCTGCTTGAAGGCAAGAAGGTACGGCCACAACAAGCGCTGCAGGCAGGATTGATCGATGCGCTGGCGAGCGATCATGAAGACCTGTTGGCCAAGGCGCGGGCGTGGGTTCTGGCCAATCCGGTGGCGGTGCAGCGCTGGGACGTGAAGGGCTACCAGATACCGGGCGGCACACCGTCTAACCCGAAAGTCGCGCAGATGCTGGCGATTGCGCCGTCGATCCTGCGCAGTAAAACCCAGGGCACGATGCCCGCACCGGAGAAAATCCTCTGTGCGGCGGTCGAGGGCGCCCAGGTGGATTTCGATACAGCGCACCTGATCGAAACCCGCTACTTCACCGAACTGACCACTGGCCAGGTCTCGAAAAACCTGATCGGTACCTTCTGGTTCCAGCTCAACGAAATCAATGCCGGCGGCTCGCGGCCTCAAGGTTTTGCGCCTTATATCACCCGCAAGGTTGGCGTGCTCGGTGCCGGGATGATGGGCGCCGGTATCGCGTTTGTCAGCGCGTCGGCCGGGATCGAGGTGGTGCTCAAGGACATCAGCCTTGCGGCGGCGGAGAAGGGCAAGGCGCATTCGGCGGCGTTGCTGGACAAGAAAGTCGCTCGCGGACAAATGAGCATCGAGCAACGCGACATCGTTCTGTCACGCATTCAAACCAGCGAAAGCGATGCCGACCTGGCCGGTTGCGACTTGATCATCGAGGCCGTGTTCGAGGATCGAGCCTTGAAGGCCAAGGTCTCGTTGGCGGCGCAGAAGGTCGTCGGCGCGGACGCCGTGATCGCCTCCAACACATCGACCCTGCCGATCAGCGGCCTGGCCTGTGCCGTGCCCGACCAGAGCAAGTTCATCGGCCTGCATTTTTTCAGCCCCGTGGAAAAAATGCCGCTGGTGGAAATCATCAAGGGCGCCAACACCAGCGACGAAACCCTGGCCCGCGGCTTCGATTACGTCCTGCAAATCAAGAAAACCCCGATTGTGGTCAACGACAGCCGCGGCTTCTTTACCTCAAGGGTGTTCGGCACCTTCACCAATGAAGGCATTGCTATGCTGGGCGAGGGCGTAAGCGCGGCGATGATCGAGACTGAAGCGCGCAAGGCCGGCATGCCGGTAGGGCCGCTGGCGATCTCTGACGAAGTGTCCCTCAGCCTGATGAACCATATCCGTCTGCAAACCGCCAAAGACCTGCAAGCAGAAGGCAAGCCGCTGACAGAACATCCGGCATTTGCCGTGATTGACTTGCTGCTCAATGAGTTCAAGCGTCCGGGCAAGGCTGGCGGTGGAGGTTTCTACGAGTATCCGGCGGGCGGCCAGAAACACCTGTGGCCTGAGTTGAAAACCCGCTTCGAGAAAGCCGACGGGCAGATCTCGCCCAAGGACGTGCGTGATCGCCTGCTGTTCGTGCAAGCCATCGAAACAGTGCGCTGTGTGGAGGAGGGCGTGTTGACCTCGACGGCCGATGCCAACGTTGGCTCGATCTTCGGCATCGGTTTCGCCGCCTGGACCGGCGGTGCGCTGCAGTTCATCAACCAGTACGGCGTGCAGGACTTCGTTGCCCGCGCCCAGTATCTGGCCACGCAGTATGGCGAGCGGTTCGCGCCTCCCGCGTTGCTGCTGGAGAAGGCCGCCAAAGGGGAGGCGTTCTAA
- a CDS encoding alpha-E domain-containing protein — translation MLSRTASDLYWMSRYLERAENLARMLDISYSLSLMPQDGRGDGLHELAMPLLITGTLDDYLERHGELHAERLLHFFALDAANPASIYSCLGAARASAHAVRGRITADMWENINATWLEIRGIAEQGLSRYGMSRFCEWIKERSHLFRGASYGTIMRNDAFRFIRLGTFIERADNTLRLLDARYEMAGDQAEAVSDGTAHAYYQWSALLRALSSFEAYTEIYRDAPGARHVAELLLLRADVPRSLRACTEEIDLILAQLPGANGRPAQRLAAEMDARLRYTGIHEILEEGLHAWLTEFIPLVRQLGNAIHSSYLEAA, via the coding sequence ATGTTAAGTAGAACTGCCTCGGATTTGTATTGGATGTCGCGTTACCTGGAGCGGGCGGAAAACCTCGCACGGATGCTCGACATCAGCTATTCGCTGTCGCTGATGCCGCAGGACGGTCGTGGCGACGGTTTGCACGAACTGGCCATGCCGCTGCTGATCACCGGCACCCTGGACGATTATCTGGAGCGCCATGGCGAACTGCATGCCGAGCGGCTGTTGCATTTTTTCGCCCTGGATGCGGCCAACCCGGCGAGCATCTACAGCTGCCTCGGTGCCGCTCGGGCCAGCGCCCATGCGGTGCGTGGGCGCATCACCGCGGACATGTGGGAAAACATCAACGCCACCTGGCTGGAAATTCGCGGCATCGCCGAACAGGGCCTCAGTCGCTACGGCATGAGCCGTTTCTGCGAGTGGATCAAGGAACGTTCCCACCTGTTCCGGGGCGCGTCCTACGGCACCATCATGCGTAACGATGCGTTTCGTTTCATTCGTCTGGGGACCTTTATCGAACGGGCGGACAACACCTTGCGCCTGCTCGATGCCCGCTACGAAATGGCCGGCGATCAGGCCGAAGCGGTCAGCGATGGCACCGCCCATGCGTATTACCAATGGAGCGCATTGTTGCGGGCGTTGTCGTCGTTCGAGGCCTACACGGAAATCTACCGCGACGCCCCCGGCGCCCGGCATGTCGCCGAATTGCTGTTGCTGCGGGCCGATGTACCGCGATCCCTGCGCGCCTGCACCGAAGAAATCGACCTGATCCTCGCGCAATTGCCGGGGGCCAATGGTCGTCCCGCACAACGCCTGGCGGCAGAAATGGACGCACGCCTGCGCTACACCGGCATCCATGAAATTCTCGAAGAAGGCCTGCACGCCTGGCTGACCGAGTTCATCCCGCTGGTGCGCCAGTTGGGTAACGCGATTCACAGTTCTTATCTGGAGGCCGCATGA